The region GATAGTAGGCGGCGACCGAGCCCGGCGCAATGTCGTATTCGATCGCGGTCAGCTTGTCGAACCGCAGTTGCCGGCCCGCCGCAATGGTCTCGATATCGACCAGGTCGCCATGTTCCAGGCCGCGCGCAGCCAGGTCGGCCGCGTTCATGAACAGCACATCGCGGCGCCCGAACACGCCCCGGTAGCGGTCATCCATGGCGTAGATGGTGGTGTTGTACTGGTCATGGCTGCGGATCGTCACCAGCCGCAGCACATCGTCGGCATGGACCTGTTTGTCTTCCTGCAGTCCCTTGAACACGTAGAACTCCGCCTTTCCCGACGGGGTTTCCCATCTGCGTTCGGTGGGCGGCAACGGCATGCGGAATCCGCCAGGCACGCGCACGCGCGTGTTGAAGTCGTCGAAGCCCGGCACGGTCTGCTCGATCAGGTCGCGGATCCGGTCATAGTCGGCAACCAGCTCCAGCCACGGCACCCTGCTGTCCGGCAGGGTTGCGGTGGCAATGCCCGCGACGATGGCCGGCTCCGAGCGCAGCAACGCGGAGGCCGGCGCCAGCCTGCCGGCCGAGGCGTGGACCATCGACATCGAATCCTCCACCGTGACCGATTGCGGCCCGGTTTCCTGCACATCCAGTTCGGTGCGGCCGAGGCAGGGCAGCAGATATGTCTCCCGCGCCACCAGCAGGTGGGTGCGATTGAGCTTGGTGCCGACATGGACGCTCAGGTCAAGCTTGCCCATGGCAGGGAAGCACTGGTCCGGATCAGGCAGCGCGACCGCGAAGTTTCCGCCCAGGCAAAACAGCGCCCTGGCGCTGCCGTCGATCATCGCCTGCATGGCCCGCACGGCATCGTGCCCGTGCGCTGCCGGCGGACGGAAGCCGAACGTGTCCGCGAGCCGCTGCAGGAACTCCGCCGAGGGTTTCTCGGTGATGCCGACGGTCCGGTTGCCCTGCACGTTGGAGTGGCCGCGCAAGGGGCAGATGCCGGCGCCGGGCTTGCCGAAGTTGCCGCGCAGCATCAGCAGGTCGCACAGCAGGCGGACATTGGCCGTGCCTTCGTTGTGCTGTGTCACGCCCATGCCATAGGTGACGATGGTGGCGTTCGACTTGGCATACGCCGCGGCGACCCGTTCCAGGTCGGCACGCGCAAGGCCGCTGGTCTTTTCGATATCCGCCCATTCGGTCGCAGCCAGGTCCTCCGCCAGCGCGGCAAAGCCCTCGGTGTGGCCGGCGATGAAGTCGTGGTCCAGCACGTTGCCCTGGGTGGCTTCCAGCTCCAGCAGTGCTTTCATGACCCCCTTGATGGCGGCGGCATCGCCTCCGGCCCGCACCAGGAAGTACGACGACGCGATGCGGGTGGAACCATAGGTCGCCATCTCCAGCATGTTCTGCGGGTCGGCGAAGCGCTCGAGCGCGCGTTCGCGCAACGGGTTGAACACCAGGATCGGCACCTTGCGCCGCGATGCCTCGTGCAGCGTTCCCATCATGCGCGGATGGTTGGTTCCCGGGTTGTGCCCGATCGAGATGATCAGCTCGCACTGGTCAAAGTCGTCCAGCGACACGGTACCCTTGCCGATGCCGATCGAGCGCGGCAGGCCCACGCTGGTCGGCTCGTGGCACATGTTCGAGCAATCGGGAAAATTGTTGGTGCCGTACTCCCGCGCGAACAGCTGGTACAGGTAGGCGGCCTCGTTGGAGGCCCGGCCGGACGTATAGAACTCGACCTGATCCGGCGACAGTCCGCGCAGGATTTCGCCCATGCGGGCGAACGCGGTTTCCCATTCCACCGGCCTGAAGGTGTCGGTGGCGCGGTCATAGACGAGTGGATGCGTCAGGCGGCCCTGGTCTTCCAGTTCGAAATCGGTGCGGTTCAGCAGCGCCGACACCGTGTTGGCCGCGAAGAATTCCGGCGTCACGCGCTTGGTCGTGGCCTCCCAGGTGACGGCCTTGGCGCCGTTTTCGCAGAACTGGAAGGTCGACCGGTGCTCCTTGTCGGGCCACGCGCAGCCGGGGCAGTCGAAGCCGTCGGGCTGGTTGGTGCGCAGCAGCGTGATCGGGGCCTTGACGGTATCCATCTGCAGCCGGATCGCCGTGGCGGTTGCCTTCAGCGCTCCCCAGCCTCCGGCGGGGCCGTCGTATTTGCGGATACCGGGTACATCGCGTAGCTTGGCCATGATTGCTCCTTGTGCCGCCCCTAGGGGTTGGCGTTGAATACGCGCTTACTTTTGGCAGGGCTGCCGGTCTGCTACCCTCCCCCGCAAGCGGGAGAGTGGCCGTGGGAGAGGGCCGGCGGTGGCAGTACTGAAGCGCTTGACTTCGTTGAGGCTTCGGCCCTCTCCCCCACCCCTCTCCCGCAAGCGGGAGAGGGGAGCGCATGCGTGGGGTGGTGATGCTGCGGGCGGTGTCAGCGATAGAGACCCGCCATCCTCTCCATCGCCAC is a window of Cupriavidus taiwanensis LMG 19424 DNA encoding:
- a CDS encoding FdhF/YdeP family oxidoreductase, which codes for MAKLRDVPGIRKYDGPAGGWGALKATATAIRLQMDTVKAPITLLRTNQPDGFDCPGCAWPDKEHRSTFQFCENGAKAVTWEATTKRVTPEFFAANTVSALLNRTDFELEDQGRLTHPLVYDRATDTFRPVEWETAFARMGEILRGLSPDQVEFYTSGRASNEAAYLYQLFAREYGTNNFPDCSNMCHEPTSVGLPRSIGIGKGTVSLDDFDQCELIISIGHNPGTNHPRMMGTLHEASRRKVPILVFNPLRERALERFADPQNMLEMATYGSTRIASSYFLVRAGGDAAAIKGVMKALLELEATQGNVLDHDFIAGHTEGFAALAEDLAATEWADIEKTSGLARADLERVAAAYAKSNATIVTYGMGVTQHNEGTANVRLLCDLLMLRGNFGKPGAGICPLRGHSNVQGNRTVGITEKPSAEFLQRLADTFGFRPPAAHGHDAVRAMQAMIDGSARALFCLGGNFAVALPDPDQCFPAMGKLDLSVHVGTKLNRTHLLVARETYLLPCLGRTELDVQETGPQSVTVEDSMSMVHASAGRLAPASALLRSEPAIVAGIATATLPDSRVPWLELVADYDRIRDLIEQTVPGFDDFNTRVRVPGGFRMPLPPTERRWETPSGKAEFYVFKGLQEDKQVHADDVLRLVTIRSHDQYNTTIYAMDDRYRGVFGRRDVLFMNAADLAARGLEHGDLVDIETIAAGRQLRFDKLTAIEYDIAPGSVAAYYPEANRLVPLDYIDEDSGTPSYKSVPVRVLRSTVT